The DNA region TGACAGAAGCAAAAACTAATATTATATAACCGTATAAATTAATTAATACCGTTTCAGGAGTATGCAATAAATGGCAAACATATTGGTTGTTGAAGATAATTCTATGAATAGGGAGTTTGTAGTAGACCTTTTGGAAGTAGAAGGACATAAAGTTTCACAGGCTGAAAATGGATTTCAGGCATTGGAATTTGCTAATAAAAATGAATTTGACCTCATACTGATGGATATACAAATGCCGAAAATGGATGGTCTTGAGGTTCTTCAGAGACTCAAAAGTTCTGAAAAGACCAGGGATATTCCAGCCATTGCCATAACGGCTCATGAAATGAAGGGAATGATGGTTTTACCATCCTGGAAATGGCGGGGTGATGAAAAATTTGTTAGTGTTGGATGTGACGGCTATATTTCAAAACCGATTGATATCATTGAATTTAAGAAAACAATTGAAGAATTTCTTTAAATAATAATATTCTGTGCAAACCAAAAATTGGAATCGTAGACGAATTAAATTTATTTTGTCCATGGTATCTATTTCAGGTACAATGTACGTCATCATTTTTTTTACTTTTTTGATGTATAGCTCTTTGTTTTTTTATGAAATCATCTATGGTATATTCATAAAAATTGCAGTAAGATCTGTTCTGATTATTTCATCAGGCACCTAATCTGCATAGGGTATAGTTTTCTATGTTCATACGCACACATACAAATAGCCATATATGCATATGTGCACACATGCATATTCTAATTTATTCTAGCAATATAATAAATTAAGTTGCCACTCTATGTTGTGGTTATGCACTAAAATTTGAATTACTCAAACAGATGTTTATTTTGATCAAT from Methanococcoides methylutens includes:
- a CDS encoding response regulator; amino-acid sequence: MANILVVEDNSMNREFVVDLLEVEGHKVSQAENGFQALEFANKNEFDLILMDIQMPKMDGLEVLQRLKSSEKTRDIPAIAITAHEMKGMMVLPSWKWRGDEKFVSVGCDGYISKPIDIIEFKKTIEEFL